TAGACGGCacagtttttcgtcaatttcaaacggcttctttaaaagggagcatttgaaattttacacaaatttatgatttttttttcgttcaagcTTGTGCATGATTAGTGAGAAATGTGCTATTTGAACCGTGAGGTCTCAGATTTTCTAGAAACCTTTTTAAAAGATTGTTCTGGCATTTTTAACGCTCTATTGCATGAGTTATGAATCCATTGACTCAACggcgttgagaaaaaaaaaattgtctcgcatgctttattgaaaattattagaaaaaaaaaaattaatttttaatagtttttattttttttaaattgtcatctTTCTAGATTGATATTCGTGGCCTTCTTTCTTTTTCGTTTCTTATTTCTAGACTAACCTAACTTGATCCATACAGCTCAACCATCCTGACGAAAAATACCGTCCTCCACAGTTCAATCACTCACTAACCTTGGAGAGGTTCTGGGTAGCCATCACCAAGTCTTGCAATACCTCTCGAGCATCGCTTGGTTGCAACTCAGCTACAATCGCCAGTGCTGCCAGCCGGTGTTTTTTCTGCAATTGACGTGTTTGCTTCAGACCTGGCCCTTTGCTGACTTGCTTGTGCAGCTTGACATAATCGATTGCTTGTCCTTCTTCTATTTCTTTATATAAATTTGGTTCATGTTGCAGATGAAACAAAAACGGCGCGGCAATTAAGTCGAATTTCGAATCTTCACTTTTAGTAAAATTTAAGATCGAAGCTATGTCATCGGCTGCTTTCCAAGCCAAAGCCAGGTGCCATCCCAATAGATTTCCCTGGTTCTGTATCATCTTCGGATGCTCAGCTAATATGAGAGCTCCCTGAAAGCATTTTCCCAGCAAACTTCCAGTAGCCAGAGTATGGTGGAGAGTCCACTCTTTCTCGGGGTTCCCTGCTAAATCAGAATAGAAATCCTTCTTTGTAGAGTTCTTCTTAACAGGATTTAGAGGAAGAGGATTGTTTGCTTCATCTCTCCTGCCTATGAAATGAGACTCAGTCATATCTCGGCATGCTAACGCAATCAGTTCTTGAATTTCCGGATTTTTCAAGTCCGATaaattttggaaagcttgtgCCAGCATTAAGTCTCCAGCCAAAATAGCGACTTTGTTACCGACTACGAGTGCATTGTCGGCCTCGAGATCATTTCCGGCATTGTTTAGTGGCTGTAAGTTCACAACGGCCTGATGCAAATGATATTGGAAGAACATTTTAACTGCTACTTTTGCAATGATACGTTGTGACTCGAGAACGTTGCTCGAATTCTTAATCGAAGACGATTGCCCGAAGCTTTTGGACACCAGAAAAACCAAGAGTTCCCAATCTTGGATAACGGTGTGTTTGATTAGTTTATCAGAGATAGTTCGTACCAGAGGGTGCCCACTTCCTTCCAATTTGCTTAGCAGCTTAAGAATATTAGTTGGAAGAGTCAAAGTATCCTTCGTATCGATCGTCGAGGGTATGCCATCAACTTGGAACATCGACCTTTGGTAGCCACAAATTTGTTCGGCCCTGCTGATGGCTTGATTCCAACAAGCATGattctgaaatattgaaaattgtcaatttaTTGATGAAGGAATTGATGTATAAAGCACATTTACCAGAGTTGAGGAAGTTGTGCTATTTGATCTGCTTTCCTTAAACCAGAATAACGAGCGCAAAGCGCACTTATTTTTTGTGACTCGTCGAAGTGACATGTGGCTGATTGATTGGTTGATGTCGTACTTGCTTACTAGcttcaaaaagttcatttttcttAGGActaactgttttatttttttatttaaacacaaCTGAACTACCGAacaactgaaatctgaaaaattgcagATGTGTGCACATATTTAATGTTTGTACAGAAAAAACTCAAGTTGTTCGAAATTCAACCGAATACACTTTGTTTCCGTTGGCTCTGTTTGTTTTCATATGGGAATTATGGCTACTTTGGTTCATTCGCAAGTTGTTCCGAGCAAATAACAGAAATTTACttgttcaaataaaatcaaagttgGCTTTGAAAACCAAATAAAGTGATAGGGTGGTCCAAAAGGCGGGTTTTATTCCGGAATGAGAACCTTGGATGCTGAAAATGTTTCTTGGCCTGCTGGAAGGCCTCATGCTGAATGTCTGCTTATTTGGTTAACTCTAAGCTCAATGAACGCTCAAgttcgttttgattcaaaactctttcgtgatttttttttgcagaattttaacgTTACTTATACAGTAAGTTTAagctttaaggtttgtatgaaaaaatgaatttttggttccgaaaaaaataaacgaacacgATTTTTCGGTAGTTTCAAAGTTTGTCCTTTTAGcataaaactttttgaaagctATCACCAATAGGACACCTTTAAGATCAAACCAATACTGACTCATgacaagaaaatttgtttttcaacatcTATAAATTCTTTATCTAATTCAACGGAAgggagaaaataaaatatttcgaacTTGACAGAAGACATAATGTAACTAGTGATCCTGAGACtatattttaaataagttaAGGGTaacaagaaagaaaaacaaacattcacCATCCTAGTGGCTGGCATCTGCCTGGTGCAATGCAAATAGTGTACACTTTTTATGGCATCGAACTCAATTCAGTCTCTTGTTTGATTCAATTGTTTTGGCACATACACATAAGGGCGATTATTTTGACTTATTCGGATACAAGATACGGATACGTAGGTGACATAGGTATATACTTGCCTGTTTCAGATTGATGTTAGCTTTTTCATTTGTTCAAATAAACACAAGTCATGAACAATTTAGGAAAATTCCATCAATCTGATCAATCAAAATGTCTTATCGGAAAACAGTCGTAATAGTGCGTGAAATTGGTTAGATTTAACCAACTTCGGTGTGTAACTAATTTACAGTGCGTGAAAAGATGAAAAGATTATTAATTCATTGTTGGTATACAGcagaattttatttgttttttttatatagattcagaatactgaatctgaactctTCATCTAATTCTCATTTGTAATCTttatttcaaatgtaaaaaGAAAGCTCAATCTTATTCTGAACTGTTTCTGATTTATTCATATTGCAAATTCAATCTGAATTATCAATCCGAAATTTTATCActaaattttaatctgaatttcaaattgaaatttcatattcGAGCTCCAATGTTCTACCATAGACAAATTCTACTTTTGTTAAAACCttgggtgaaattatgaatcctattcgattcgagatacTCGTTTCGAGTTTTAACTCAAATCGAATTAGAATCGGTATTACGTAGCTCGttcgagttttaaattttaacatactagatttcgagtaaaccgGGTAGTaaatcatctcgaaacgttccattcgaatcgagctcgttcaagattggtaatgccaaagtcggtcgaatcgaacgaaactcgattgtttcgagttccataatcccgccccttATTTTCTTATTCGAGTCACATGGAATCCTTTCCAggataatttaattaaaatcaaaattttaaatcagagcTTCATCCAGAATACAAATGAGAtcagatgaaaaatttcaatcatttttatttgaatttgaaatagaaattaagatttttttaaatctggaacTACGCCAGATCAAGTTCCTCGGCCTCAATAATTCTAGTTTGTTCTCTATTGCATTCGCTTCTATACAACTTAAAGTGATTGAATattatcaacattatttttgagtGTAGAGTCTATGAATCTGATGCAGAATCCTAAATTTCAACTATTTATCAGACACTGAACCCCTATGGGGAATTTCGATTTCAATTGACGATTTCAAACTGCAGGTTTTTACACACGGTGTCTTTTTTGGAACTTAAAAAATCGCCATCGTTTAAAATTTGCCACTTTATAGAGAAGACTCTCTCCTATCCAACGCACTACCTTTTTGCATAAAAAGAAACAGTTAGTGCCCAAGAGTAagcatcgaacacagttgtaccggataagtttttcaataacgattcgccaactgtaacgttgataaagtcgcgaaagccataaagatggtaaaacgactataatcgaaacaaaaaaaatcaataaataaaaagaaactgTCGGGGCCCCAGTACCCCGGGGGattctagaacatttttttaaagatctgcGAACAAAATGCAAGAGtacattttgcaaattttcactAATAATCTTTACTAAAACTTCGAACTTTACCCtttgtgattgatattttcTCTATGTTCATTTCTATCAGATAATTTATGAAGTTTT
This sequence is a window from Uranotaenia lowii strain MFRU-FL chromosome 3, ASM2978415v1, whole genome shotgun sequence. Protein-coding genes within it:
- the LOC129758502 gene encoding all trans-polyprenyl-diphosphate synthase PDSS2-like, which translates into the protein MNFLKLVSKYDINQSISHMSLRRVTKNKCALRSLFWFKESRSNSTTSSTLNHACWNQAISRAEQICGYQRSMFQVDGIPSTIDTKDTLTLPTNILKLLSKLEGSGHPLVRTISDKLIKHTVIQDWELLVFLVSKSFGQSSSIKNSSNVLESQRIIAKVAVKMFFQYHLHQAVVNLQPLNNAGNDLEADNALVVGNKVAILAGDLMLAQAFQNLSDLKNPEIQELIALACRDMTESHFIGRRDEANNPLPLNPVKKNSTKKDFYSDLAGNPEKEWTLHHTLATGSLLGKCFQGALILAEHPKMIQNQGNLLGWHLALAWKAADDIASILNFTKSEDSKFDLIAAPFLFHLQHEPNLYKEIEEGQAIDYVKLHKQVSKGPGLKQTRQLQKKHRLAALAIVAELQPSDAREVLQDLVMATQNLSKVSE